One genomic segment of Clostridium saccharoperbutylacetonicum N1-4(HMT) includes these proteins:
- a CDS encoding AraC family transcriptional regulator, whose product MNSFELDTFLREHTFYEKFISSNIDPTNTNSLKSFIKNTKFDEYIMRKFPLPKGISLEKFFIDFNKKTTDVILNRMDDIVFVSHPRYTKTPEHHHNYIEMIYVYSGEFHQTVNGKNIVMKKDEVCILDTNAKHSIEETSENDIIINCIMSKKHLDDILLNRLSENDLISSFFIHAIYQSSDYNDYMLFKSGASEKLNKLMTDVLCEYFDTSPCSNEVINSYMIIIFYELLKIFQKQSNSENYYLLKNTKITDIILYIQNNYKDATLASVAEHFHFHPNYLNSIIKKFQGNNFTYVLQEAKLKKASFLLKNSDMPVIDVARNIGYENTSFFYKKFKEYYGCNPTEYRKK is encoded by the coding sequence ATGAATTCATTTGAGCTTGATACTTTTTTGCGAGAACATACTTTTTATGAAAAGTTTATTTCCAGCAATATAGATCCTACAAACACTAACTCACTAAAATCTTTTATTAAAAATACAAAATTTGATGAATATATAATGAGAAAATTTCCTCTTCCAAAAGGAATATCCTTAGAAAAATTTTTTATTGATTTTAATAAAAAAACTACTGATGTCATACTTAATAGAATGGATGATATTGTATTTGTTTCTCATCCGCGCTATACTAAAACACCTGAGCATCATCATAATTATATTGAGATGATCTATGTTTATTCAGGTGAATTCCATCAAACTGTAAATGGAAAAAATATTGTAATGAAAAAAGACGAAGTTTGCATATTGGACACAAATGCTAAACATTCAATTGAGGAGACTTCTGAAAATGATATTATTATAAATTGTATTATGAGCAAAAAACATCTTGATGATATCTTACTAAATCGTCTATCTGAAAATGACTTGATTTCAAGTTTTTTTATTCATGCAATATATCAAAGCAGTGATTACAATGATTATATGCTTTTTAAGTCCGGAGCTTCAGAAAAACTTAATAAGTTAATGACAGATGTTCTTTGTGAATATTTTGATACTTCACCTTGTTCAAATGAAGTTATTAACAGTTATATGATAATAATCTTTTATGAACTATTGAAAATATTTCAAAAACAATCTAATTCTGAAAATTACTATTTACTAAAAAATACAAAAATTACAGATATAATTCTTTACATACAAAACAATTATAAAGATGCTACTTTAGCATCTGTTGCTGAACATTTTCACTTTCATCCTAATTATTTGAATTCTATTATAAAAAAATTTCAAGGTAATAATTTTACTTATGTGCTTCAAGAAGCAAAATTAAAAAAGGCTAGTTTCCTTTTAAAGAATTCTGATATGCCTGTAATAGATGTTGCTAGAAATATAGGATATGAAAATACAAGCTTTTTTTATAAGAAATTTAAAGAATATTATGGATGTAATCCAACAGAATATAGAAAAAAATAA
- a CDS encoding DUF3737 family protein, with protein MKIIEQELLTGERALFNSEALQISYSTFADRESPLKESKNINIDHTMFKWKYPLWYCRNIVLDDSTLFEMARSGIWYTENITIKNTMIEAPKTFRRAKEIILENVNMPNADETLWNCDDISLKNVTAKGDYFGMNSNNINVDGFQLVGNYSFDGGKNIEIHNARMLSKDAFWNCENVTVYDSFISGEYLGWNSKNLTFVNCTIESLQGLCYIENLVMKNCRLLNTTLAFEYSTVDVQINNMIDSVMNPASGIIRAERIGELIMDATKIDPKKTQIIAEEIRHAV; from the coding sequence ATGAAAATAATTGAACAAGAATTATTAACAGGAGAAAGAGCATTATTTAACAGCGAAGCTTTACAAATTTCATACTCGACATTTGCTGATAGGGAGTCTCCGTTAAAGGAAAGTAAAAATATAAATATAGATCATACTATGTTTAAATGGAAGTACCCACTATGGTATTGTAGAAATATTGTGCTAGATGATAGTACACTTTTTGAAATGGCTCGTTCAGGAATTTGGTATACTGAAAATATTACTATAAAAAATACTATGATTGAAGCTCCAAAGACATTTAGGCGTGCAAAGGAAATTATATTAGAAAATGTTAATATGCCAAATGCGGATGAGACATTATGGAACTGTGATGATATTTCATTGAAAAATGTGACAGCTAAAGGAGACTACTTTGGTATGAACAGTAACAATATTAATGTAGATGGATTTCAGCTTGTGGGAAATTATTCCTTTGATGGAGGGAAAAATATCGAAATTCATAATGCAAGAATGTTGTCAAAGGATGCCTTTTGGAACTGTGAGAATGTAACGGTATATGATTCTTTTATTTCTGGAGAATATTTGGGATGGAATTCTAAGAATTTGACTTTTGTAAATTGTACTATTGAGAGTCTGCAAGGTTTATGTTACATTGAGAATCTTGTGATGAAAAACTGTAGATTATTAAATACTACTTTGGCTTTTGAATATTCTACAGTAGATGTACAAATTAATAATATGATTGATAGCGTCATGAATCCAGCATCAGGTATAATTAGAGCAGAAAGAATTGGGGAACTTATTATGGATGCAACTAAGATTGATCCTAAAAAGACGCAAATTATAGCGGAAGAAATAAGACATGCAGTATAG
- a CDS encoding IS30 family transposase, which produces MENSNDKYQKHLTLQDRYDIEEGLNHSYSLTYISQIVGKDKSTISKEIRKHRIGDTLRTSNINDCLNRYRCSIQHLCNDCPESRCCHLCHKADCRSMCLRYCSETCRYTKRAPYVCNGCGMIYDCKQPHFYYRANAAHTAYIEQLRISREGISLSRQQLYELDCLLTPLIQKGQSIAHIFTVHKDEIPCSIKTLYNYIDQGIFTARNIDLPKKVKYKARKKKCTEPLKDYTYRERRTYKDFQKYITEHYDMNVVELDTVHGSNHKGKVMMTMLFRNSSLMLIFLLNDCNQKCVKEIFDMLTDLLGLDSFRKNFPVILTDNGAEFKDPESIEKTDSGEFRTKVFYCDPLASWQKGKLEKNHEYIRRVIPKGQSLDNFSQQDMTLLVNNINSTTRASLNGRTPFELALLLNDPNLLETLNLQAIESDRIVLKPLLLS; this is translated from the coding sequence ATGGAAAATTCAAATGACAAGTACCAGAAACATCTTACTCTTCAAGACCGTTATGATATTGAAGAGGGATTGAATCATTCCTATTCATTGACCTATATCTCACAAATAGTAGGAAAGGATAAAAGCACAATTTCAAAAGAAATTCGGAAGCACCGCATAGGCGATACGCTTCGTACATCAAATATCAATGATTGTTTAAATAGATATAGATGCTCTATACAACATCTTTGCAATGATTGCCCTGAAAGCAGGTGTTGTCATCTATGCCATAAGGCGGACTGTCGAAGCATGTGTCTGAGATATTGTTCTGAAACATGCAGGTATACAAAACGTGCGCCTTACGTATGTAATGGCTGTGGAATGATATATGATTGCAAGCAGCCACATTTTTACTACAGGGCCAATGCCGCACATACCGCTTATATAGAACAGTTGAGAATTTCAAGAGAAGGAATTTCACTATCCAGGCAGCAGCTCTACGAATTGGATTGTCTACTCACACCGCTTATTCAGAAGGGGCAATCCATCGCTCATATTTTTACAGTCCATAAAGATGAAATTCCCTGTTCGATCAAAACACTCTACAATTATATTGACCAGGGAATTTTCACTGCGAGAAACATTGATCTTCCTAAAAAGGTAAAGTACAAAGCACGAAAGAAGAAATGTACGGAACCGCTTAAAGATTACACTTATCGTGAACGTAGAACCTATAAAGACTTTCAGAAATATATCACTGAACATTATGATATGAACGTGGTTGAATTGGACACAGTTCATGGTTCCAATCACAAAGGAAAAGTAATGATGACCATGCTTTTTAGAAACAGTAGTCTAATGTTGATTTTTCTTCTGAACGATTGTAACCAGAAATGTGTGAAAGAAATCTTTGATATGCTGACAGATCTTTTGGGATTGGATAGTTTTAGAAAAAACTTCCCCGTCATACTAACCGATAATGGGGCAGAATTTAAAGATCCTGAATCCATTGAAAAAACAGATTCTGGTGAATTCCGTACGAAGGTATTTTATTGTGATCCACTAGCATCCTGGCAGAAAGGAAAACTAGAGAAAAATCATGAGTATATACGTAGGGTTATTCCAAAGGGACAATCGTTGGATAACTTTTCACAGCAGGATATGACTTTGCTGGTAAACAATATCAATAGTACAACAAGAGCCAGTTTAAATGGTCGTACTCCATTTGAGCTGGCTCTGTTGTTAAATGATCCGAACTTGCTAGAAACATTAAACTTACAAGCAATTGAATCAGATAGAATAGTGTTAAAACCACTACTTCTCAGTTAA
- a CDS encoding MalY/PatB family protein yields the protein MKYDFDTIISRKNTNSVKWDIPQEKDIIPMWIADMDFKTADPIIKALEKRVQHGIFGYAGVPDEFYEAEVKWWLQRHNFKIEKEWIEVTTGVIPSLSAVVQAFTEPGDKVLIQSPVYNYFNSSITNNKCSIVLNELKYNGDFYEIDFKDFEEKAADEKVKIFILCNPHNPVGRVWSEDELKKLGDICIKHNVIVLVDEIHRDLVYRENKHIPFAAISESFLMNSITCTAPSKTFNIAGLKTSNIIVVNEEYRKKVNRSLNINETIEPNAFGIEALIAAYNEGEEWLEQLLDYLQGNRDYLISYINERIPKIKVVKPEATYLIWIDCKNIGISSKELSEKIFEKGNLRINDGRTYGEIGEGFIRINIACPRALLTEGLKRLEKAIKGIEIEML from the coding sequence TTGAAGTACGATTTTGATACTATTATTAGTAGAAAAAATACAAATAGCGTTAAGTGGGATATTCCTCAAGAAAAAGACATTATCCCTATGTGGATAGCTGATATGGATTTTAAAACAGCAGATCCAATTATTAAAGCTTTAGAAAAGAGGGTGCAACATGGAATTTTTGGATATGCAGGAGTTCCAGATGAGTTTTATGAAGCTGAAGTTAAATGGTGGCTTCAAAGGCATAATTTTAAAATAGAAAAAGAATGGATCGAAGTTACAACAGGTGTTATACCATCTCTTTCAGCTGTTGTCCAAGCTTTTACGGAGCCTGGAGATAAAGTTTTAATTCAGTCACCTGTATATAATTATTTTAATTCATCTATAACAAACAATAAGTGCAGTATAGTATTAAATGAATTAAAATACAATGGTGATTTCTACGAAATTGATTTTAAAGATTTTGAAGAAAAGGCTGCAGACGAAAAAGTGAAAATTTTCATATTATGCAATCCTCATAATCCTGTTGGAAGAGTTTGGAGTGAAGATGAACTTAAAAAGCTAGGTGATATATGTATAAAGCATAATGTAATAGTATTAGTTGATGAAATTCATAGAGATTTAGTATATAGAGAAAATAAGCATATTCCTTTTGCAGCTATAAGTGAAAGTTTTTTAATGAATTCAATTACCTGTACAGCACCAAGTAAAACCTTCAATATTGCAGGGCTTAAAACTTCAAATATAATAGTAGTTAATGAGGAATACAGAAAAAAGGTAAATAGGTCATTAAATATAAATGAAACAATAGAACCTAATGCTTTTGGAATTGAAGCTTTAATTGCTGCTTATAATGAAGGCGAAGAATGGTTAGAACAATTATTGGATTATTTACAAGGAAACAGGGATTATTTAATTTCTTATATTAATGAAAGAATTCCTAAAATAAAGGTAGTAAAACCTGAGGCTACTTATTTAATTTGGATTGATTGCAAAAATATTGGAATAAGTTCAAAGGAACTGAGCGAGAAGATTTTTGAAAAGGGTAATTTAAGAATTAATGATGGACGTACATATGGTGAAATAGGTGAAGGTTTTATCAGAATAAATATAGCATGTCCTAGAGCATTACTGACAGAAGGATTAAAAAGGCTGGAAAAAGCTATTAAGGGAATTGAAATAGAGATGCTATAA